The following proteins are co-located in the Microbacterium sp. SORGH_AS_0888 genome:
- a CDS encoding RimK family alpha-L-glutamate ligase has product MADERADAPAVHILHDNPDWLPPLTAALGAEGVPFQVWPLGDGTLDLAAEPPEGVFWSRLSASSHTRGVPGAKEQARAVLRWAEAAGRPVVNGSAVVELEVSKAAQYVALRRAGFDVPRTIAVFGVNEASDRARELPLPFITKHNQGGKGLGVRRFDSYEEFDRHLASAEFEAPADGILLLQEYLSAAAPFVTRAEFVGGELVYAVRVDTTAGSFELCPAEACEIPDAPPAFARRPEITASHPLIAALGRFLRAHEVDVAGVEFIETADGRTVPYDINTNTNYNPAVEGDGGPSAAVAVARYLGARLSAVRAETLVA; this is encoded by the coding sequence ATGGCTGACGAACGGGCGGACGCGCCTGCGGTGCACATCCTGCACGACAACCCCGACTGGCTCCCCCCGCTGACCGCGGCACTGGGCGCCGAAGGTGTGCCGTTCCAGGTCTGGCCCCTCGGCGACGGGACGCTGGATCTCGCCGCCGAGCCGCCGGAGGGCGTCTTCTGGTCGAGGCTGAGCGCGTCGTCGCACACCCGCGGTGTGCCCGGCGCCAAGGAGCAGGCGCGCGCGGTGCTGCGATGGGCCGAGGCGGCGGGCCGGCCCGTCGTCAACGGCAGCGCCGTCGTGGAGCTGGAGGTCAGCAAGGCCGCCCAGTACGTCGCGCTGCGCCGCGCCGGCTTCGACGTGCCCCGCACGATCGCCGTGTTCGGCGTGAACGAGGCGTCGGATCGCGCGCGTGAGCTGCCGCTGCCGTTCATCACCAAGCACAACCAGGGCGGCAAGGGGCTGGGGGTGCGACGGTTCGACTCCTACGAGGAGTTCGACCGGCACCTGGCCTCGGCGGAGTTCGAGGCGCCGGCCGACGGCATCCTGCTGTTGCAGGAGTACCTCTCCGCCGCGGCGCCCTTCGTGACGCGGGCGGAGTTCGTCGGCGGCGAGCTCGTGTACGCCGTGCGCGTGGACACCACAGCGGGCAGCTTCGAGCTGTGTCCCGCGGAGGCGTGCGAGATCCCGGACGCCCCGCCCGCCTTCGCCCGCCGTCCGGAGATCACGGCGAGCCATCCGCTGATCGCCGCCCTCGGCCGGTTCCTGCGCGCGCACGAGGTGGATGTCGCCGGAGTCGAGTTCATCGAGACCGCCGACGGGCGAACCGTGCCGTACGACATCAACACCAACACGAACTACAACCCCGCGGTGGAGGGCGATGGCGGACCGTCCGCCGCCGTGGCCGTGGCCCGCTACCTCGGCGCCCGGCTGTCCGCGGTTCGCGCAGAGACCCTGGTCGCCTGA